The window AGCCATAAAAAATGGGATCAATCGCAGCGGGATGCTTCAGTTTATTATATCTCAGCAGGATGCCCTTTATCGGAGGGCATTAAAAAAGGCCGTACAAAACGCAAAGGAAAAGGCCGATGAAATAGCTAAAGCAATAGGTGCATCGCTAAGTCCTATGCCTATAAAAATAACAGAGCAGCGGATTCAGGCAATTAGACCGTTTCCCACTTTTTCTGCTGAAGCAGCATCTGTCACCAAAAGCGAAGCTCCGCCGATTCAATCTGGTCAATATACAATCGATGCGATTGTAAAAATAGTCTATGCTTATCAAGGCTAAGCTTTTTTTCTCCTCATTCTTTCCTATAGGTACTATTCATAGGCGGTAATATTCTCCAACATGAATCTTTTCGTATTAATTATACGTAAATACAAATACTACACAACTTCTAAAGGAGGAACCTATGGGTAATATATTTCTTTTTTCGTTAATCATCGGATTAGCAGCTGCACTTGTTCTTATTCCCTTCTCCAAAACAGAAAAAACAACAAAAAAGGAAGGAAAGCAACAAAAGTCTGGTCTTTTAATAGCTGCCCTCATTATCTTAATAGCTGGAGTTTTTACATTCTACTACTTCACTAATCTTGATCGAAATTATTCCTCTTTATGGATATTTGCCATCATTATTACAGCTGCCGGTGCATTGCTGTCAACTGGAAAGGAAAGAGTCATTAAAGCGATTCTCTTCTTAGGCAGTCTTATCGTTGGCGTGTATATACTGACTGCTTTCCTTTTTAATGCAGACGAAAAATATAGATCAGCCAGTATGGAAGAAAAAATTGAAATTGAGACTTTTGATGAGAAAGAAACGCCTGCAAGTGTGCCGCCTCAATTTGCCCGGAATAAAATGAAGAAGGCGTTTGGCCAAGTGCCTAATACCAGTTATTACGAGCTTGGGAACCTCCAAATTCAAAAGGTAAATGGAGAGTATGTATATATCGCCCCTGTAGAGTTTTCCGGCTTCTTCAAATGGTTAAATGGGGATGTAACACCAGGTTATTTTACCGTTAGTGCAACCGATTCTTCTGCTAACCCTAAATTCATCAAGGCAGAAATGGTTTACACACCATCATCATTTTTTAATAAAAATATTGAACGCCATATTCGCATGCAATATCCAGAGCTTATCTTTTACGGAGATGTTCAACTAGAAATAGATGATGAAGGGAACCCTCATTATATCCGTTCTTTTGGAGAGTTTATCACTGCACGTAATGGATTTAGTGTGAAGGGTATTGTTATGGTGGAACCTAAGTCTGGTGTGACTCAAATCTATCATTTAAAGGATGCACCTGAATATATAGATGGTTCCGTATCTCCTGAAGTTGTAAGCTTACAGAATAGCTACTTCGGAAATTACATTCATGGTTTTTGGAACAGCCTATTTGGAAAATCTGATGTAAAGCTCCCATCTGATGAGGGGACAGAAGCCAATGTCAGCCCTATTTTTGATGAAAATGGAGTGATGTATTATTTCACGGATTTCACTAGTCCAAAGGAAGGTGTAGACTCGATGCTTGGGTATTCACTAACCAATTCAAGAACAGGTGAAGCCACCTACTATACCGGCAATCTAGAAGAATCCTATATGGATTCACAGGGAGCACTACAGATAATTGAAAAGAAATTTATCGAAAAAAAATGGAACGGAGAAATGCCGATTCTCTATAACTTTTACGGTGAAGCAAGCTGGCTGACACCGGTATTGGATGCAAATGGATTCCTGCAAAACTACTTTATCGTCTCTGCTGCAAATCCTGAAATATCCGTCTATGGAGACACTCCAAATGAAGCATTAAAGCTATATAAAACTGCCTTGCAGCGTGGAGGCAGCTCTGTCGATGGAAGCTCAGAAGCAGAAGAAAAACAAATTAGCGGCACTGTAGTGAGAGTATATAAGGAAAAATCAGGTGAAAATACGATAGTTACTTTCTTATTAGACAACAGCAAGAACTATACCGTATCATCAGCAAACTCGCCATTGGCTATTTATCTAGAGCCAGGTGACCAAGTATCAGTGATATATATGGAGACAGGCGAAGAATTCTTACCAGCCAAGCAAATCAAAATTGAAGGCCTGCAATAATATCCAAATTCCAAAGGATGAAATCTTACGTCGAGATTTCATCCTTTTTATTAGGATCGACTCTCGTTGCACGGTGAAGACTAATGGAGTTTTTTGGGAACAAATCTTCCATAGTCCGGTATCGCAATCTGATCAAATTCTTTCACTAGTTTTTGTAAGCTGTCAGCTAATAATGAACCGGACATTGGCATTCCATGACCTGTAACCGCAACAGAAGGGTTTAACCCCGCTAATGTTTCAACAGATTCACGAGCAGCCTCCCAGTCGGTCGTTAAATATCTCGGAGGCCCGCTTATTTCCTGCTCCTGCGTTAAAACCTTATAGAGATATTCCTGCTTAACTGTCACAAATGCATCACCTACAATGAGTGCCCGATCTTCTTCTCTAAATAAAGAAATATGCCCTGGCGAATGACCAGGAGTGTGGATCCACCGAAACGATGGCATATGTGGAACACTACCATCGGAGGGAAGGACTTCTACATGTTGTCCTAAGTTTATTGGCTCATTGGGAAACATGGGAGACATTTTCGCTACCATCCCCCCTTCAACAGTAGAATCTGGTTCAGGATATCTCTCTTTTCCTGTCAAATAAGGCATTTCAAGTTCGTGTGCATAAACAGGAATCTTCCAATGTTTTACAAGCTCAATAATGGCCCCGACATGGTCAAAATGACCATGTGTTAAAATGATTGCTTTTGGTCGATTATTTTGACCAAATCTCTCCTCCGATAATGAAATAATTTCATTTGCGGACCCTGGCATACCCGCGTCCACTAAAACAAAATCATTTGAATTTGGCATACCTATAAGACAAATATTGACAATTTGAATGGTATGGCAGTATAAATCGGGCAAAACCGCCAGACCCATTCCACTCCCGATTGACGTTGCTGGAATAAATTTATAATCTTCACCGTAGGACATTTGTTCATTCATCTATAAACCCCCTCCTTAGCATCAATATCAAAGATAGCTTCTCTCTAGAATGGTCGTTTATGCCTGATGGAATTTTATACCAATAGCATAAGATAGACCCCCACTGAATCGAAGTACCATTTGCATTCATCCCCCACTTGTAGAAGTGGAGGACTTCTGCTGAATGAAGTTAAGGCAGCCTTTCCCAAACGGCTGCCTTATCATTCACTTTTTGTTACATTAATATGATTCCTCATATACTCCCAATTTTGTGGGGCAGACAGACCGATATGCCAAAATGTCGTTCCATTTAGCTCATATTGATCTATTAGGTTATATTTCGCTATAAAGCTTCTGATGTCTTCAAACCACACGACATGTTCTTCATTTCCCTTCCAATAACGATACCACGGTGCTTGTGCCACAGCGTCGTACTGAATCGGTGCTCCGACCATAAGCGCTAAATTTTGGGCATCTTTTACTGACATGGCAGTAGTCTTATTACTTGGGACCGCTTTATCATACCCATACAATGGAATGGATATTTGTAGTTTCCGTGGATTGATATGTGTGATAGCATACTGAATGACTTGGTTAATCCAATTTATTGGAGCAACTGGTTCAGGCGGTCCTGTCGGATAACCATAGTCAATTGTCATGACAGCCACTAAATCTGAAACATCCCCAATTGCCTTATAATCATACCCACCGACTATCGGGTTAAGGGGCATATCCTCTGCTTTCGCATGCACATTTACATGTAAAAGCAACTCACCTAATTGTGACTTTAAATCCCTTAAAAAAAGAATAAAGTCATTTCTACGTTCTGGAGGAATAAATTCAAAATCAATACTTACCCCACCATAACCTCTTTGTCTGGATAACAGCACAATGCTCCTAATTAAATTATTCCTGGATAATGGATTTCCAAGTACAGTACCAATTAATTCTGGACTAAAATCATCAGCTAGATTTCGAATCATTAATAAGGGGATCACATTAAGCTGCCTGCTTCTTTCAACCAGACCGCTATCATTTAATCTCATATAAGCATATCCATCATTTGTTACCGCATAGGCTGTTATAGCTAGGTATGTCAGATGATTAGCAACAGACTCCAGGCTTTGTATAGAAGCTTCTAGCGAAAACGGCAAAACAAAACCTAACGTGGTAATACTTAGTTTAAATGGCGAAGGAATACGTAATATTTGCCCAATCGATACTATATTAAGAGCTTGCAAATCAGGATTTTCATTTATGATTGCAGGAATGGACGTATTGTAGCGCTGTGCTATACTCCAAAGCGAATCACCTGCTTTAACCTGATAAGATCGAATGGGTAAACGACCACTTTCGGGAATATAAAGGGCAAATCCAGGTACGATCGTATTTTCAGTTGTTATTCCGTTGATTGTCATAATTGAGGAAACAGTAACACCATAATAGCTGGCAATGGTCCATAAGCTTTCATTGTTTTTTACCACGTGAACAGCCATTCTTTTTCCCTCCTTTCTTACCATTTTATTTTTTCAAAAGTTTTATATTCGGTATTTTCAAAACAACAAGAGCACAAAAAAAGTAACTTTAATCAAAAAGTTACTTTAGCAGTTATATTATGACAAAGGCCTTATCATCCATGGCGGTGTGTTACTTTTTCCTGCCAGATATGCTTTACAGCCAACACCGGATGATAAACTAGCATCCATGGACCGGAAAAAATCATGACATCCTTAATTTTTTGACGATAGTCTGGTTTATAGCAATGGACAGGACAATACGAGCAAAAGCTTTTATCCTCACCAAATTGACAGAAGGATAATCTTTTCATAGCGTATTCCTGTAAGTCCTGGCACTCTTCACAGAGTTCATGGCGATGATGATGATTTTTCCGACAATAGACCTCAATCATTTTGGTGACCGTCTCTTTTTCTTTTTGAATCCTTGGTCCGTTATTGAGTACTTTTTTTTGTCTTACCGCCATCGTTCACACCCTCACTTCTTAATGTATTAACTATAATTAGATTAGAATTCATCCTAACCATAACATATCAATAAACTTAAGGGGTTGATATAAATCACAGTTCAAAAAGGCTGACCCTAAAAATGGAGTCAGCCTTTTAACTATTTGGTTGTTATCACATTTTCTTGTACGTCTTTTTGCCGAGGTTTACTAATAAAAAATAGAAGTACTAACATAGCAAATACGAAGATAAGCCCTATGATTGAGCTGCCCGTGAGACCAAATACAATGTAGCCAAGCACAGCAATACCAGCGCTAGTGAGACTATAAGGTAATTGTGTCATCACATGGTCAAGGTGATTAGATCCTGCTCCTGTTGAAGACAGAATCGTCGTATCAGAAATTGGTGAACAGTGGTCGCCAAATACTGCACCAGCTAGCACGGCAGCCATCGCAGGAAGTAAAATATTGATGTCAACAGAAGCTGCAATATCTCCTGCAATTGGTAAAAGAATACCAAATGATCCCCATGAAGTTCCTGTTGAGAATGCCATAATCCCAGCCACAATAAATAATACTAATGGTAGGTAGGAAATATCGAAATTTGATTTTTCAACAACACTAGCTAGATAGGCTCCTGTTTCTAATCTACCAATTAAATCAACAAGTGCCCAAGCAAACAACAGGATGTAAATAGCCGGGAGCATTGACTTAATACCTTCTACAATACCTCTTGTAAATATCTTTCCAGGCACTCCGCGTAACACCATTGACTGTCTGACAAACATAACCAAAGTAACGATAAGCCCAAATGTGCCGCCTAATAATAACGATTTTGTTACATCCGTATTTTCAAAGATTTTTAGAATCGAGGTAGTTTCTGCAGCCTGATATCCCGTCCAAATCATAGCTCCTACTGTACCAATTACTAACGCAATAATAGGCCAAATGAGATCCCCGACTGTACCTGTACTACTTGTTGGAAGTGGATTCTTTAATTCTCCTGGAATTGTTTTATTAGGATCGTAGAGCTTCCCTTCCTTTTGTGCCCTTTGTTCATGAAGCTTCATCGGTCCGATGTCCATGTTTCGGAAGGCAACTAAAAAAACAATAAAAATCGTCGGCCACACGTAATAATTCATCGGAGCCATTTGCATAAAAGCAGATAGTGCGCTATATTCTGTCATTCCGTGAGCCGCTAAAATCGTACTGATTAAGGCAATAATATAGGCTCCCCAGCTCGAAATAGGAGATACAACACAGATTGGTGCAGAAGTTGAATCGATGATATAGGCAAGCTTTGCTCTAGATACTCTATGTCTATCTGTAATCGGGCGTGTTACTTGACCAACTGCAAGCGCATTGAAGTAGTCATCAATGAAAATGATAATGCCTAAAACTGCCCCAACTACCTGTGCACCAGCACGTGTTTTTACTCGTTTCATTGCCCAATCACCAAACGCCCTGCTTCCTCCAGAAATTGAAATAAAGGCAGTAATGATTCCTAATAGTAGTAAAAAGATAATGATGTATACATTCCATGTATTTAATGCTCCATCAGAAATGAAGATTGCTTTGACTGCATCCCCTATGATAGCAATTGTTTCCCCCATATTGAATTGTGCCAGTAGTAATGCAGAAGCAACAATACCCGTTGCCAGTGATATAAGCACCTTTCTTGTAGCTACTACCATCACAATCGCTAACAAAGGTGGCAGTATTGAGTATATTGTGTTTTCCATTCCTGTTTCCTCCTCCTGATTATTGAGGGGTGAACTTGACATGGGAAGAAAAGCAGTTTATTTTCAGCTTGCATTTGCAAGAAAATAAAAAGAGCAGCAATAGAGAAATGTCTATTGCTGCCCTTTATAAGCAACTGTTTTCTCCACCACGATCTGTAGCTCTTCATTAAAAGGATTTCCTTCATAATGACAGTGTTACTCTTATTCAGAGCAACCCCAGCATACTAAAACTTGACAGATTTAGTAGCTTCGGCGATTTTTCCTTTCAACTGTGGTCATAGTTGTCATCCTCACACAGCCTACTCTTAAATACCGCGCCTCTACCCCAACGGAATGATTAGGTATTATTTATTTTTCTAGAATAGTATAACAAATTATTACTTTTTTGTCACTATCGTACTTCCCGTTAAACTTTTGGTAAAAAACTCCTACTGACCTGCTAATTTTGTTACAAGACTAGTATGCCTCGGTTTTTCTTCTATTGGGTCCTCTGCAGGTACTGCTCGTTTAATAAAGAAAGCTAAAACAAAGGCGAGTGCAATAATTATCGTACTAACAAAGAAGGTAAAATTAATTCCATCTAATGTAGCTGTTAGGAGAATTTGCTGCTGGACTTCTGCTGTCGGCTCACCCCCAACTTGATGGATAGCATCCCTCATCATCCTGGTTACGACGTTTTCTGTCCGAATTGACATAAGAGTAACCAATAGTGCCGTTCCAATCGCTCCAGATACCTGATTTAACGTGTTATTCATCGCAGTGCCATGGGGGTACAATCTTCTAGGTAATTGATTTAACCCATTTGTTGAAACGGGCATCATGACGAGCGACAAGCCAAGCATTCTGATTGCATGAATGATGACTAAGAACATATAGGTGGTTTCAAATGTCAATTGACTGAATAAATACGTTGCTATGCCCGTAATAGCTAATCCAATAATCGCTAAGATTTTGCCACCGAAGCTATCAAATAACCTTCCTGTTATAGGTGACATGGCGGCATTGAGCAGAGCTCCCGGTAATAGCATTAAGCCAGCATCCATTGGTGATATTCCCCGAATGGTTTGAACATAGATAGGTAATAGCAGGAAACCGGAAAACATCGCCATGTTCATAATCATGGTTATGACGGATGATAAAGCAAACATCGGATATTTATATACTCCAAAGTTTAGCATTGGGTCGGCAAGCCTCGCCTGACGGATGATAAAATAAGTTAATGAAATAACACCTATACCAATTGTTACAAAAACCTGCGGGTTATCCCACCCTTTATTCCCTGCAGAACTGAATCCATACAATAATCCGCCAAATCCAATACTTGAAAGAAGCACCGAGAAGGAATCAAGCTTAATATCAACTATTTCCTTCTTATCCTTTAGCATGAAAAAGCCAAGCAAAAGAATGATGACAGCGATTGGAGCAATAAAATAGAACAGGGCGCGCCAATTGTAATGTTCTACAATCCAGCCTGATAACGTGGGACCAATTGCCGGCGCGAACATTAAGATTAAACCAAAGACCCCCATTGCCGTTCCTCGCTTGTGAATCGGAAAGCTTACTAACATCACATTCATTAATAAAGGCATCATGATAGCTGCTCCGGCAGCTTGAACCATCCGCCCTAATAATAAGGTAATAAAGATATGAGAAATCCCGGCAATAAACGTTCCTACAGTAAATAAACTCATTGCTGTTAAAAAGAGGTTTCTTACTGAATACTTGCGTATTAAAAAAGCTGTTGTTGGAATCATGACTCCGCTCACGAGCATAAAACCAGTCGTTAGCCACTGAACCGTAGCAGTCTCAACCTGTAAATCCGTCATGATAGAAGGCAAAGCTATGTTTAATAATGTATTATTTAAAAATGTAATAAATGCACCAATCAGCAAAACGGCTATCAATCCGTAAGGTGGTCGATCAGTGTTGATCGATTGATCCATTTTGATTCCCCCTAGATAAAATATGTACACATCATAAACTATTATTGATGATAAGAATCAATCATCTCATAAGGGTAGTTTGGATTTCGCACGATAAAATATCCATATTACTTATACAAAATTCTTCTGTCTGTGGTCATATAAAAAGCTACTTTCACTGTGAAAGTAGCTTTTTATATTTAGCGCAAATTATTCCTCTCCAAAAACGTCATGCCATTCCTTTCTCTTTGCCAGCATTTCACTTGCGAGCTCCTTGGCTCCCTCAAGACTATGACTTGCCGCCCACCCACATTGAACCTCGTTACATGCAGGCACTTCATCGGCTTCCAGTACATCCTTTAAGGTGCTCTCCAAAATATCCAAAATTTCCTCGTGATTATCGTGGTTAATCATAGTTAGATAAAAACCAGTCTGACAGCCCATAGGACTGACATCGACAACCTGATCTGTATGATTTCGAATATTTTCAGCCATTAAATGCTCAAGAGAATGTAAGGACGGCATTTCCATATGTTCCTTGTTTGGCTGCTTTAGACGAACGTCATACTTATGGATGACATCACCATTCTTCCCTGTCTTAACCCCCGCAAGACGTACATAGGGAGCCCGTACTTTTGTATGATCAAGATTGAAGCTTTCAACATTCATTTTTTTCACCATCATCTTCACTCCTATATAATATAAACTATTTCATATTAGCCAAGCCCAATATATTGTTCACCTGAAGGAACATCTCGATTATATCATACACCAATCCCTCGTACTTATAGCTGAATGAGCGGATAGAGCCAGGGAAGAATCAGAGACGTAAGGATGGCAGCACACCCCATTGCCATGCTTGAAACCGCACCTTGTAAAGGTCCTTCTTTTACGGCCTGACTCGTACCAATAACATGTGAGACTGTCCCAATTCCTAATCCGCGAGAAAAAGGATCAGAAATTTTCAAGATAGTTAAGATGGTTGGAGCAAATATTGCCCCAAACAGACCAGCAATAATAACAAAGGCTGCAGCAAGGGCAGGGTCTCCCCCAACAAGCAAAACAGCTTCAATGGCTACTGGAGTTGTGACCGCTTTAACCGCCGAAGTAGCTTGAATTGTTTCCGATAAACCAAGCACTTTCGATAACCATACAGCAGAAATAATCGTTGAGATTGTACCAACAATTAAGCCAAATAATGCAGGAAATAACTTGTCCATAATCACTTTCCGATTGTTGTACATAGGTACTGCTAAGGCGACTGTTGCTGGCCCCAATAAATATGTCATATATTCCTTTGCAGGTGTGTATTGCTCATAAGAAATACCCATAATATGTAAAACAATAATAATCACAATCGTTGCGGTTAATATCGGTGTTGTCATCGGTGATACCACTCGAAGGGATAACCATTTCGCGCCGAGATAGATGACGATAGTCAAGCCTATACTAATGAGAGTCAGACTGTTCACGTTTAGACACCGCCCTTCTTGCAAGATACTGTGTCAGACCTGATGTCACGAGTAATCCAAAAGCCGAACTTACTATAATCATAATCAGCAATTGAATGCCGCTGGTCTTGACAAGTCCTCCGTAATTCATTAATCCGACTGCAAAAGGAATGAAAAAAAAGGCAAGATGTTTATTTAATAAGGTTGTTGCCTTATCAATATACTGTACTTTTACTATTCCGCTCACTAACAGGACAAATAACAAAACCATGCCAAAAACACTGGCTGGAATTGGCCACCCTAGCAGCGTTACAATAAAATCTGACGCTATGTAAATAA of the Bacillus tuaregi genome contains:
- a CDS encoding DHA2 family efflux MFS transporter permease subunit — protein: MDQSINTDRPPYGLIAVLLIGAFITFLNNTLLNIALPSIMTDLQVETATVQWLTTGFMLVSGVMIPTTAFLIRKYSVRNLFLTAMSLFTVGTFIAGISHIFITLLLGRMVQAAGAAIMMPLLMNVMLVSFPIHKRGTAMGVFGLILMFAPAIGPTLSGWIVEHYNWRALFYFIAPIAVIILLLGFFMLKDKKEIVDIKLDSFSVLLSSIGFGGLLYGFSSAGNKGWDNPQVFVTIGIGVISLTYFIIRQARLADPMLNFGVYKYPMFALSSVITMIMNMAMFSGFLLLPIYVQTIRGISPMDAGLMLLPGALLNAAMSPITGRLFDSFGGKILAIIGLAITGIATYLFSQLTFETTYMFLVIIHAIRMLGLSLVMMPVSTNGLNQLPRRLYPHGTAMNNTLNQVSGAIGTALLVTLMSIRTENVVTRMMRDAIHQVGGEPTAEVQQQILLTATLDGINFTFFVSTIIIALAFVLAFFIKRAVPAEDPIEEKPRHTSLVTKLAGQ
- a CDS encoding LrgB family protein, coding for MNSLTLISIGLTIVIYLGAKWLSLRVVSPMTTPILTATIVIIIVLHIMGISYEQYTPAKEYMTYLLGPATVALAVPMYNNRKVIMDKLFPALFGLIVGTISTIISAVWLSKVLGLSETIQATSAVKAVTTPVAIEAVLLVGGDPALAAAFVIIAGLFGAIFAPTILTILKISDPFSRGLGIGTVSHVIGTSQAVKEGPLQGAVSSMAMGCAAILTSLILPWLYPLIQL
- a CDS encoding MBL fold metallo-hydrolase, with the translated sequence MNEQMSYGEDYKFIPATSIGSGMGLAVLPDLYCHTIQIVNICLIGMPNSNDFVLVDAGMPGSANEIISLSEERFGQNNRPKAIILTHGHFDHVGAIIELVKHWKIPVYAHELEMPYLTGKERYPEPDSTVEGGMVAKMSPMFPNEPINLGQHVEVLPSDGSVPHMPSFRWIHTPGHSPGHISLFREEDRALIVGDAFVTVKQEYLYKVLTQEQEISGPPRYLTTDWEAARESVETLAGLNPSVAVTGHGMPMSGSLLADSLQKLVKEFDQIAIPDYGRFVPKKLH
- a CDS encoding Na+/H+ antiporter NhaC family protein, with the translated sequence MENTIYSILPPLLAIVMVVATRKVLISLATGIVASALLLAQFNMGETIAIIGDAVKAIFISDGALNTWNVYIIIFLLLLGIITAFISISGGSRAFGDWAMKRVKTRAGAQVVGAVLGIIIFIDDYFNALAVGQVTRPITDRHRVSRAKLAYIIDSTSAPICVVSPISSWGAYIIALISTILAAHGMTEYSALSAFMQMAPMNYYVWPTIFIVFLVAFRNMDIGPMKLHEQRAQKEGKLYDPNKTIPGELKNPLPTSSTGTVGDLIWPIIALVIGTVGAMIWTGYQAAETTSILKIFENTDVTKSLLLGGTFGLIVTLVMFVRQSMVLRGVPGKIFTRGIVEGIKSMLPAIYILLFAWALVDLIGRLETGAYLASVVEKSNFDISYLPLVLFIVAGIMAFSTGTSWGSFGILLPIAGDIAASVDINILLPAMAAVLAGAVFGDHCSPISDTTILSSTGAGSNHLDHVMTQLPYSLTSAGIAVLGYIVFGLTGSSIIGLIFVFAMLVLLFFISKPRQKDVQENVITTK
- a CDS encoding CidA/LrgA family protein; the encoded protein is MKFILQLFLIWFIYIASDFIVTLLGWPIPASVFGMVLLFVLLVSGIVKVQYIDKATTLLNKHLAFFFIPFAVGLMNYGGLVKTSGIQLLIMIIVSSAFGLLVTSGLTQYLARRAVSKREQSDSH
- a CDS encoding LysM peptidoglycan-binding domain-containing protein; this translates as MAVHVVKNNESLWTIASYYGVTVSSIMTINGITTENTIVPGFALYIPESGRLPIRSYQVKAGDSLWSIAQRYNTSIPAIINENPDLQALNIVSIGQILRIPSPFKLSITTLGFVLPFSLEASIQSLESVANHLTYLAITAYAVTNDGYAYMRLNDSGLVERSRQLNVIPLLMIRNLADDFSPELIGTVLGNPLSRNNLIRSIVLLSRQRGYGGVSIDFEFIPPERRNDFILFLRDLKSQLGELLLHVNVHAKAEDMPLNPIVGGYDYKAIGDVSDLVAVMTIDYGYPTGPPEPVAPINWINQVIQYAITHINPRKLQISIPLYGYDKAVPSNKTTAMSVKDAQNLALMVGAPIQYDAVAQAPWYRYWKGNEEHVVWFEDIRSFIAKYNLIDQYELNGTTFWHIGLSAPQNWEYMRNHINVTKSE
- a CDS encoding nitrous oxide-stimulated promoter family protein; translated protein: MAVRQKKVLNNGPRIQKEKETVTKMIEVYCRKNHHHRHELCEECQDLQEYAMKRLSFCQFGEDKSFCSYCPVHCYKPDYRQKIKDVMIFSGPWMLVYHPVLAVKHIWQEKVTHRHG
- a CDS encoding S-ribosylhomocysteine lyase, which encodes MKKMNVESFNLDHTKVRAPYVRLAGVKTGKNGDVIHKYDVRLKQPNKEHMEMPSLHSLEHLMAENIRNHTDQVVDVSPMGCQTGFYLTMINHDNHEEILDILESTLKDVLEADEVPACNEVQCGWAASHSLEGAKELASEMLAKRKEWHDVFGEE